The genomic DNA CTCGGAGCCCGGGTCGACACCACCGTCCACGAGAGCGACGCCGCCGACGCCGACCCGACACTCGCCGAGCTCGACCGCATGAATCCCTATCTGTACGAACCTGATCGGGCGATCATCCGCGCCGGGCTGGTCGGTGCGCTCACCAACGCCGTCGACGGTCGCGAGCTGTCGCCCGGCCTCGGCTACGTCAACGCCGCGCGCGACGTCCGGCTGCCGTGGGCGCGCCGTTATGCGATCACCGACGTGATCCCGTTCAACGTCAAGGGACTTCGCGCGCTGCTGCGTGACCGCGACGCCGGCCGCGTGACGATCAAGAAGCGCGGCGTCACCATCGACGCCGACCAGCTGCGCCGCCAGCTGCGGCTGACAGGCAACCAGGAGGTCACGATCGTGCTGACGAGGCTGCGCCAGACCCAGGTCGCCCTGGTCGTCACACCGTTCTGACCTGCGAGGACGCCGCCTAGACTCGCGGCCATGTCTCATCCTTCCGACGACCCGTTCGCGCCGCCGCCCGCGGGCCAGCAGCCGAACCACGACCAGGGCCCGCCGACGCCACAGCCGCAGTACGGGCAGAACCCGCCCGCGCCGCAGTACGGCCAGAACCCGCCGGCCCCGCAGTACGGCCAGAACCCGCCCGCCCCGCAGTACGGGCAGAACCCGGCGCCGGCGTACGGCCAGGCCCCGCAGTACGGCCAGGCACCGGCGTACGGCCAGGCACCGGCGTACGGCCAGCAGCCCTACCCGTACGCCGGTGGCGGTTATCCCGGCCAGCCGGGCTATCCCGCCGGCCCGGTCGGTCGACCCGGCACCCTGATGGCCGCGAGCATCCTCACCTGGATCGGCAGTGCGTTCGGCCTGCTCTTCGGCCTCGTCATCATGGCCGCGTCCGGGTCGAGTGAGCTGAGCGACGAGCTCGACACCGCCGACACCGGCGTCATCACCGTCGTCGGCGGCATCGTGGCGGTGTTCTGCCTGGTCGCGATCGTCATGGCGGTCTTGGCCTTCAAGGGCAAGATGTGGGCGGCGATCGTCCTCACCGTGCTCGGCGGTCTCCTCATCCTCGGCGGCCTGACGTCGCTGGCGCAGGGCTCCCTTGGAAGCATCGTGAGCATCGTGTGGATCGGCCTCGCGATCGGCCTCTTCTGGGCCACCCCGTCACGCGAGTACTACAAGCGCACCTGACCTTCCACCGAAGCCCCACTCACCAGGCGAAATGTGACTTCGAGGGCTGCTATGCGCACTCTCGAAGTCACATTTCGCCTTGTCAGTAAGCCGTAGGCTGACGCCATGCGTTGGCACCCGCGCTCCAGCCTCAGGGCCCTGTTGCTGTTCAGTTTCCTGGGCGCGCTGATCGGCGCCGGCGCGGTGGTCGCACTGACCGGTGCTGACGCCTACGAGCGGACCGACTCACTCATCGGCACCTCAGCCATGGGCATGCTCGGTGGCTTCGCGTACGGCCTGCTCTCGATCACGGTGCGCCGCGCGTCGGCTGCACGGCGCAGCTGAGCTCCCACAAGGTCGATCAACATGCGCAGGCGACGCAGCCTGCCCTGTGCACTGACGAGTACACTGACATCTGTCGGGGTGGTCGTCATCGGGTGGGGCCCTGGTGAGGAGCCGGTGATGAAGGGTTAGGAGCAGCCGGAGCCGGTCTTCCAGCGGCCGACGTCGACAGGCAGTGTGCCGGGCGCGGTGCGCTTGCCGGTCAGCACCTCGATGACCGCCTCGAACGTCGCCGGCGTCCGCCCGTACGCCGCGATCCTGGCTGAGCCCGACGGCCCGCCGGCGAGGGCGTACGGCGTGTCGAGCCCGACCATGACGTCGCCGCTGCCGCCCTCCGCACCGCTCGCCTTGCCGCTGCCGGCGTTGTAGGCACCGCCGCCGAGCAGCCGCACCGTCGTACCCGACCCGACCGACAGGCCAGCCCTGCGCGCCGCGGCGGAGAAGCGGGACCGGTCCTGCGCCGTGCCGCCCGAGACGCGAACACCCTTGGACACCAACGGCTTTCCGCAGGTGCCGGAGATCTGCGTGACGGATGCGCGAGCGAGCGCGAGGGCGTCAGCCCGGTGCGAGCCCACGGCAGACGCGGCGGGCTGCGCCGACGTCGTACGCCGCATGGTCGCCACGATCCGCGCCGCCGACTCGATGAGCCGGTCGCGCGTGACCTCGCCGGAGTCGACCGCCTTCGTCAGCGCCGCGACCGACTGGCTCGGCTCGGCCGGCATGAGCAGCACGTCGGCTCCGGCCTTGACCGCCGCGACGGCACCACGGCCCGAGCCGTAACGCTGGTCGACCGCGCCCATCTGCAGCGCGTCGGTGATCACGAGCCCCTTGAACCCGAGCTGCTGGCGCAGCAGGCCGGTCAGGACGCCGTGGCTCATGGTGGACGGCGCCTGGCGATCGACGGCGTCGAGCACGACGTGGGCCGACATCACAGCCGGCGCACCACTGCGGACGAGCTGCTGGAACGGCACCAGGTCGCGCTGCTTCAGCGCGTCGAGCGACGCGCGCTGCCGCGGGAGACCCACGTGGCTGTCGGTGGTGACCGAGCCGTGGCCCGGGAAGTGCTTCACGACGGGTACGACGCCCGCCTGGGTATAGCCGCGAGCCTGCGCCGCCGCCGTCTGCGCCACCCGCTGCGGGTCCGATCCCGGCGACCGTACGCCGATGGTCGGGTCCTGGACGCCGATCGTGACGTCGGCGTCGGGCGCGAACACCATCGTCATGCCGAGCGCCCGCAGCTCGGCACCGATGCCCTGCGAGACGCGCGTCGACAGCGCGGGGTCGTGCGCGGCGCCGTACGCCATCCCTGCTGGCAGCTCGGTGACCGGAGCACCCAGCCGGGCCACCGGACCGCCCTCCTGGTCGACCGAGATGATGGCCGGCCAGTCACGGCCGTCGGCCTTCATCGCACGCTGAGCGTTGGCGGCGTTGGTGCGCAGCCCGGAGACGAGCGACTCGCGATCGGGCACGTTGCCCGGGAACAGGATCACACCGCCGAGGTGCTGGTTGCGGATGACGTTGGCGGCAGCCTCCGAGCCCTTGCCGTCGAAGAAGCCGACGATCAGCTGGGCTGCCAGCCGGTCGGTGGGGAGCTTGCTGACGTCGGCACGGGCCTTGGCCAGCTCCGCTTCCGTGGGTACGCCGATGCCTGACTTCGCTGCAGGCGCAGGAGTTTTCGTCGGCTGCCCTGCCGGCGCTGACGTCGACGAAGCGCTCGCGGCGGCCGAGGGAGCGACCGTGGACGACGTCGGGCTCGCGCTCGCCCCGCTCGGGTCCGCGCTGCCGTCACTGCCCGAGCAACCAGCGAGAAGCGTTGCGGCACAGGCGAACCCAGCCACTCGGCGTACGGGGAATGTCATGCCTGCACCGTCGCGACCGGCATCGACGAGTCGGCCGGAAGCGCCAGATCCGACGGCGGCAGGCCACGCATCACCATCTGCGACCCGAGCGCAGCGACCATCGCGCCGTTGTCGGTGCACAGGCGGATCCGGGGGACGCGCAAGCGGATGCCGGCCTCGGCGCACCGTTCTTCGGCCATCGCGCGCAGCTGGGAGTTGGCGGTCACGCCGCCGCCGATCTGCAGGTCGGAGATCCCGAGCTCGGTGCACGCCAGCACCGCCTTGCGCGTGAGCACGTCGGCGACCGCGCGGCTGAAGCTCGCGGCGACGTCGTTGACGGGCACCTGCTCACCAGCACGCTCGCGGGCCTCGACCCACCGCACCACGGCGGTCTTGAGACCCGAGAACGAGTAGTCGAACCGGTGCCGTTCCATGTCCTTGCGCGAGGTCAGCCCGCGCGGGAAGGCGATCGCCTCGGGGTCACCCTCGCGAGCGGCCTGGTCGATGTGCGGGCCACCCGGGTAGGGCAGGCCGAGCACGCGGGCGACCTTGTCGTAGGCCTCCCCCGCGGCGTCGTCGATCGTCGAGCCGAGCTCCTCGACGTCGGAGGCGATGTCGCGGACGACGAGCAGGTTGGTGTGACCACCCGAGACCAGCAGCGCGACGGTCGGCTCGGGCAGCGGGCCGTGGTCGAGCACGTCGGCGCACACGTGGGCGGCGAGATGGTTGACGCCGTAGAGAGGCTTGTCGAGGCAGAGCGCGAGCGCCTTGGCCGAGGCGACACCGACCATCAGCGCTCCGGCGAGCCCGGGCCCGGACGTCACGGCGATGGCGTCGACGTCGTCGAGGTCGTGACCGGCCTCGGCGGACGCGCGCTCCAGCATCGGGATGATCGACTCCAGGTGTGCGCGGCTCGCGACCTCGGGCACGACTCCCCCGAACCTCGCGTGCTCGTCGACGCTGCTGGCGAGCGCGTCGCCGACCAGCGTCGTGCCGCGCACGAACGCCACACCGGTCTCGTCACAGCTCGACTCGATGCCGAGTACCAGAGGCTGGTCAGCCACGGTCTTCCTCCTTGAGCAGGCGTCGCAGGATCACGGCGTCGACGTCGCCGTAGTAGCGACGACGCACGGAGATCTGCTCAAAACCGTTGCGGTCGTAGAGCTTTCGGGCTGCGTCGTTGTCTGCGCGGACCTCGAGCAGCAGCGACTCGGCGCCGCTGTCGCGCACGGTCGCCGTCATCCAGTCCATGAGCCGCTGCCCCAGCCCGGCCCCCTGGGCGGCCGGCGCCACCGCCACCGTCATCACGTCAGCGACGTCACCGCCCTGGTCGACACCGGCGTACCCGACGAGGTCGCCGGCGCTCTCGGCGACGACGTACGCCCGCCGCGGACGGCCCGCGAGCTCGCCCCACCAGCTCTCGGCGGTCCAGGCGTCACCCGCGAAGAGGGCCTGCTCCAGCGACACGAGCGTGTCGATGTCGCCCCAGCGCATCTCGCGCAGCGTCACCGGGCTCACGACGTCACCGGTGTGGCCGGCTTGCGCTCGGCCTGAGGGACGGCGTCGGGGCGGCGCAGGTAGAGGGGCTGCGGGTCGAGCAGCGTCTCGCCTCGGCGCAGAGCACCTGTTACGAACGTCGCGAGTGCACCGGCGCTGACGTCACGCTGCGGGAGCGCGTGCGGCAGCGCCTCGGGGTAGAGGTCGACGCCTCGACCCGCGGTCGGGAGACCACGCAGATGTGCGGGCAGGTCGACCGCGCGCGCGACATCAGGGCCGTCGGTGCGGCGGACGCCCTGCTCGGTGACGTCGTACGCCGCCCAGTAGACCTCCTTGCGGCGCGCGTCGCTCGCGACGAGGAAACGCTGCTGCTGGCCGGCGGCGAGCACGGCGTGCGCGATCGCGTCGAGGCTGCAGACGCCGTGGACCGGGATGCCGAGGGCGAGGCCCATCGTGCGGGCGGTGACCACGCCGACGCGCAGACCGGTGAACGGCCCGGGTCCGACCCCGACCGCGATCGCGCTCAGGTCGCGCGGTCGCAGGCCGGCCTCGCGCAGCACGTCGCTGATCGTCGGCGCGAGCAGCTCGGTGTGGCGGCGGGTGTCGTCGTGGGCCTGCTCGGCGACGACCGTGGCGCCGTCGTGAACGGCGACGGTGACCGCCTGGGTTGCGGTGTCGATGGCGAGCAGCACGCCCGTCAGGCTATCCAGCGACCCCGTCCGCGACCGAATCTCACGCGCGCAGCGCGGACAGCACGTCGTCCCAGCGCTCGCCGACGGCGTGGATCTCGATGCGCCGCTCGTCGTCCCCGGTGAGCACCAGCGTGAGGTAGGTCTCGCTCAGGCTCTCGGCCAGACCGGCGCCCCACTCGACCACCGTGACCGCCTCGTCGAGCTCGGCGTCGAGGTCGAGGTCGTCGAGCTCGGCCGCACCACCCAGCCTGTACGCGTCGACGTGCACCAGCTCGGGGCCGTCGGTCAGCGACGGGTGCACGCGCGCCACGACGAACGTCGGCGAGGTGATCGGACCGCGTACGCCGAGACCGCGCGCGAGACCCTGCGTGAACGTCGTCTTGCCTGCGCCGAGCCCGCCCGTCAGCACCAGCAGGTCGCCGGCCCGCAGCATGCCGCCGAGCCGCTCACCGAACGCCTGCGTCGCCTCGGCGTCAGCGGTGCGTACGACGACCGGGTCGGGCTGGGGAGTCGCCTGCGGCTCAGACACCGGCGCGGCCTTTGGCACGACCGGACGGGGACGCACCCCGGCGACGCCCGGCGAGCTCGGTGACCGTGCGGCGGACGCGAGTGGTCCGGCGCTTGGCGGGGCGTTCGAGCGCCCGCTCGGCCCGGTGCAGCAGGTCGAGCAGCTGGTCGTTGACGACGTCGGGGTGCTCGAGCATCAGCACGTGCCCACCGTCGGCCACCACGACGTGCTCGGCACCCGGCACCGCTGCGACGATGGCCTCGGAGTGGGCAGGTGGCGTCAGGCGGTCCTCGGTGCCGTTCATGATCAGCGTCTCGATGCCGTCGAACGCCGCCAGCCCGTCGAACCGGTGGTGCTCCATCAGCGTCGGCAGGAACTGGCCGATCACGTGCAGCCGCGTCGCGAAGATCATGTCGGCCGTGAGCCGGATGATCGACTGCGGCACGTGCGACCCGAACGAGAAGTGGTGGACCGCGAGCTCCTCGACCTCCTTGCCGGCCTTCAGCGCCTGCGCCACCAGCGCCTGCTGGTCCGACAGTCGGGTCATCGCGGCCGGGCCGAGCCGGTGCACGACGGCCGCGACGTGCTGCCCCAGGCCCCAGTGGACGTTGCGCAGCTCACCGGCACTCGTCGACAGCAGCGCCGTACCGATCACCCGCTCGCGCAGCACCTCCGGGTGCTGCTCGGCGAACGCCATGATCGTCATCCCGCCCATCGAGTGCCCGGCCAGCACGACCGGCCCCTCGGGTGCGGCGGCCCCGATGACCGAGCCGAGGTCACGACCGAGCTGGGCGATGTCGTACGAGCTGTCCTCGCCCTCCTCCGAACGCCCGTGCCCGCGGTGATCCCACAGCACGACGCGGTAGCCGGCCTCACGCAATGCCCGCCGCTGGAAGACCCAGCCGGTGAGGTTGAGGGTGTAGCCGTGGGTGAGGACCACCGTCGTACGCCGGGGCGAGTCGCCTCGTGGGTGGTCGATCTCGACGTGCAGAGGGACGCCGTCGTCGGCGATGACGACGCGCTCCTCGTCGGGCGTCTCGACGTAGTCGACGTCCTCGCCCTCGGGGCGGGCCGTGCGATCACGACGCACGAGCTGCCCGACGGCGACACCGGCGACGCCAGCAGCACCGGCCACGGCCGCCCCGACGCCCCAGCGCAGCACGTTCTGTCTGGTCGAAGTCACGCCCGCCAGTGTCGCACCGCCGGGCCGTGGCCGCGGTCACACCCGCCGCGTCGGCGATGTGGCGTCGGTCCTAGTGAGCCCCGTCACCCACGTAGCGGCGCGGCAGCCGGCCACTCATGCGCGTGACGATCTCGTAGGAGATCGTGCCGATCGCCTCGGCCCAGTCCTGGGCGGTCGGCTCACCACGGTCACCCGCTCCGAACAGCACGATCTCCGACCCCGCCTGCGCCGGCAGGTCGCCCACATCGATCATGAACTGGTCCATGCAGACGCGCCCCGACACGGTGAACCGGTGCCCGTCGACCTGGACCGGCCCGACCCCCGAGGCGTGGCGCGGGACGCCGTCGGCGTAGCCGATCGGCACGTCGACCAGCGTCGTCTCACGCGGGGTGACGTAGGTGTGGCCGTAGCTCACGCCCTGCCCGGCGGGTACGCGCTTGGCGACGGTCGCGCGTGCCGTCACGGTCATGGCGGGCCGCAGCCCGAACGACGCCGGGTCGCCCAGGTCGGGTACGGGGCTCAGGCCGTAGACCGCGAGGCCCGGCCGGACCATGTCCCAGGCGGCGCCCGGTGTGGTGAGGGTGGCTGCGGAGTTGGACATGTGGCGTACGCCGACGGCCAGGCCCGCACGGTCGGCGTCGGCCACGCGCTCGGCGAACAGCTCCTGCTGCTGCAGCACGGTCGGGTGCTGCGGCGAGTCGGCGTAGGCGAAGTGGGTGAACAGGCCCGTGACGTCGATGACGCCCTCGGCCTGCAGACGGGCGGCGGCGTCGCGCAGCAGGTCCCAGTCCTTGCCGTACGCGCCGTTGCGGGCCAGCCCGGTGTCGGCCTTGAGCTGGACGCGGGCGGTGGTGCCGGCAGCCCTGGCCGCGGCCGCGACCTCGTCGAGCTCCCAGACGGCCGGGACGCCGATGTCGATGCCCTGCTGCACGGCCGGGCCGAAGTCGGTGCCGGGTGCGTGCAGCCAGGTGAGCACGGGGGCCTGGATGCCGGCGGCCCGCAGCTGGAGCGCCTCAGCCATCTGAGCCACACCCAGCCACGACGCCCCACCGCGCAGAGCGGCGCGTGCGCTCGGCAGGAGTCCGTGGCCGTACGCGTCACCCTTGACGACGGCCATCACCTCGGCGTTGCCGGCCCGCCGCTTGAGCTCACCGACGTTGTGCGCGATCGCGTCGAGGTCGATGGTCACCCACGCGGTCATCTGCTCAGTGCTCACCCGGCCAAGCATCCCACCGTCGGGACACGCCTCCCGCCTCGGCCGGTCGAGTGCGCATGTCGCGCGCCCGCGCTTCTCGTCGAGTGCGCATGTCGTGCTGGTTCGCGCGGCTCCGAACCAGCACGACATGCGCACTCGGCCGGACAGGTGAGCAGTCGGGTCGCGAACGCCGAGCCCGCGTAGCCTCAGCGAGACAGCAGGCGGGCGACCGTGCGGCCGAGCTGGTGAGCCACGTCCATCGCGCGCACCGGCCCGCCCGGGTTGGCGTCGTCGGCAGCCACACCGTGCACGAGCGCGGCCAACGAACCCGCGTCGAGCGGCGACAACCCGGCCGCCAGCAATGCGCCCGCCAGCCCGGCGAGCACGTCACCTGACCCCGCTGTCGACAGCCACGACGGACCGTCGGCCTGAGTGCGCACGGGCAGGCCGGATGCGCTCGGCGGTACGACGGCGGTCACCGCCCCCTTGAGCAGCACCGTCGCGTCGAGCCGGTCGGCGACCAGGCGCGCGATCGAGACCGGCGCACGGCGTACGGCGTCGTCGTCGAGATCGCCCACCTCAAGACGTCGCGCCAGGCGCAGCAGCTCGCCGGCGTGAGGCGTGAGAAGTGTTGGTGCCGAACGGGATTCGTCGATCAGGTCGAGACCGCCGGCATCGAGCAGCACCGGCAGGTCGGACTCCAGCGCCTCGCGTGCGATGCGCAGCTGTTCGTCGTCGGCATGCTCGACGTCGAGGCCAGACCCGATCGCCCACGCCTGCACACGCCCCTCACCGAACACGCACTCGGGCACGAGCGAGCGCAGCAGGTCGGTGGGCTGCCGCGGCCCGACGTACCGGACCATCCCCACACCGGCAGTGACGGCGGCGGTGACGTTCATGAGGGGCGCACCGGTGTAGCGCTCTCCCCCGGAGACGATGCCGAGGACGCCCCGTGAGTACTTGTCGTCGTCCGGCCCGGGCACCGGCCACAGGGCAGGTAGGTCCGCGTGGGTCAGCCGCTCGACCGCCGGCACAGCGGGCTCGGCCACCCCGATGTCGACCACCGTGAGCAGGCCGGTCGCGGGCTCGGTCGGCGGCATCAGGTGCACGGGCTTGGCGAAGCTGAACGTCACCGTCTCGTCGGCGTAGACCGCGTCGGACCGCTGGAGACCGGCCGGGTCAGTGCCCGAGGGCAGGTCGACGGCCAGGACGTAGGCGTCGTCGCCGATCAGG from Luteipulveratus halotolerans includes the following:
- the alr gene encoding alanine racemase, which produces MLGRVSTEQMTAWVTIDLDAIAHNVGELKRRAGNAEVMAVVKGDAYGHGLLPSARAALRGGASWLGVAQMAEALQLRAAGIQAPVLTWLHAPGTDFGPAVQQGIDIGVPAVWELDEVAAAARAAGTTARVQLKADTGLARNGAYGKDWDLLRDAAARLQAEGVIDVTGLFTHFAYADSPQHPTVLQQQELFAERVADADRAGLAVGVRHMSNSAATLTTPGAAWDMVRPGLAVYGLSPVPDLGDPASFGLRPAMTVTARATVAKRVPAGQGVSYGHTYVTPRETTLVDVPIGYADGVPRHASGVGPVQVDGHRFTVSGRVCMDQFMIDVGDLPAQAGSEIVLFGAGDRGEPTAQDWAEAIGTISYEIVTRMSGRLPRRYVGDGAH
- the tsaD gene encoding tRNA (adenosine(37)-N6)-threonylcarbamoyltransferase complex transferase subunit TsaD, with translation MADQPLVLGIESSCDETGVAFVRGTTLVGDALASSVDEHARFGGVVPEVASRAHLESIIPMLERASAEAGHDLDDVDAIAVTSGPGLAGALMVGVASAKALALCLDKPLYGVNHLAAHVCADVLDHGPLPEPTVALLVSGGHTNLLVVRDIASDVEELGSTIDDAAGEAYDKVARVLGLPYPGGPHIDQAAREGDPEAIAFPRGLTSRKDMERHRFDYSFSGLKTAVVRWVEARERAGEQVPVNDVAASFSRAVADVLTRKAVLACTELGISDLQIGGGVTANSQLRAMAEERCAEAGIRLRVPRIRLCTDNGAMVAALGSQMVMRGLPPSDLALPADSSMPVATVQA
- a CDS encoding glycoside hydrolase family 3 protein; translated protein: MTFPVRRVAGFACAATLLAGCSGSDGSADPSGASASPTSSTVAPSAAASASSTSAPAGQPTKTPAPAAKSGIGVPTEAELAKARADVSKLPTDRLAAQLIVGFFDGKGSEAAANVIRNQHLGGVILFPGNVPDRESLVSGLRTNAANAQRAMKADGRDWPAIISVDQEGGPVARLGAPVTELPAGMAYGAAHDPALSTRVSQGIGAELRALGMTMVFAPDADVTIGVQDPTIGVRSPGSDPQRVAQTAAAQARGYTQAGVVPVVKHFPGHGSVTTDSHVGLPRQRASLDALKQRDLVPFQQLVRSGAPAVMSAHVVLDAVDRQAPSTMSHGVLTGLLRQQLGFKGLVITDALQMGAVDQRYGSGRGAVAAVKAGADVLLMPAEPSQSVAALTKAVDSGEVTRDRLIESAARIVATMRRTTSAQPAASAVGSHRADALALARASVTQISGTCGKPLVSKGVRVSGGTAQDRSRFSAAARRAGLSVGSGTTVRLLGGGAYNAGSGKASGAEGGSGDVMVGLDTPYALAGGPSGSARIAAYGRTPATFEAVIEVLTGKRTAPGTLPVDVGRWKTGSGCS
- a CDS encoding DUF4064 domain-containing protein: MSHPSDDPFAPPPAGQQPNHDQGPPTPQPQYGQNPPAPQYGQNPPAPQYGQNPPAPQYGQNPAPAYGQAPQYGQAPAYGQAPAYGQQPYPYAGGGYPGQPGYPAGPVGRPGTLMAASILTWIGSAFGLLFGLVIMAASGSSELSDELDTADTGVITVVGGIVAVFCLVAIVMAVLAFKGKMWAAIVLTVLGGLLILGGLTSLAQGSLGSIVSIVWIGLAIGLFWATPSREYYKRT
- the rimI gene encoding ribosomal protein S18-alanine N-acetyltransferase — its product is MSPVTLREMRWGDIDTLVSLEQALFAGDAWTAESWWGELAGRPRRAYVVAESAGDLVGYAGVDQGGDVADVMTVAVAPAAQGAGLGQRLMDWMTATVRDSGAESLLLEVRADNDAARKLYDRNGFEQISVRRRYYGDVDAVILRRLLKEEDRG
- a CDS encoding bifunctional ADP-dependent NAD(P)H-hydrate dehydratase/NAD(P)H-hydrate epimerase codes for the protein MIRAYAIDDVREAEAATDGFGEGELMQRAAAGVAAVAAARLDEQGGERVVVLVGSGDNGGDALYAGAELANDGRSVVAVLVGSSAHESGLEAARSAGAVVAEWRDGVPAGEVVAALADADLVLDGVTGIGGRPGLRPHLLALPDLIGDDAYVLAVDLPSGTDPAGLQRSDAVYADETVTFSFAKPVHLMPPTEPATGLLTVVDIGVAEPAVPAVERLTHADLPALWPVPGPDDDKYSRGVLGIVSGGERYTGAPLMNVTAAVTAGVGMVRYVGPRQPTDLLRSLVPECVFGEGRVQAWAIGSGLDVEHADDEQLRIAREALESDLPVLLDAGGLDLIDESRSAPTLLTPHAGELLRLARRLEVGDLDDDAVRRAPVSIARLVADRLDATVLLKGAVTAVVPPSASGLPVRTQADGPSWLSTAGSGDVLAGLAGALLAAGLSPLDAGSLAALVHGVAADDANPGGPVRAMDVAHQLGRTVARLLSR
- the tsaE gene encoding tRNA (adenosine(37)-N6)-threonylcarbamoyltransferase complex ATPase subunit type 1 TsaE, translating into MLRAGDLLVLTGGLGAGKTTFTQGLARGLGVRGPITSPTFVVARVHPSLTDGPELVHVDAYRLGGAAELDDLDLDAELDEAVTVVEWGAGLAESLSETYLTLVLTGDDERRIEIHAVGERWDDVLSALRA
- a CDS encoding alpha/beta fold hydrolase, which translates into the protein MTSTRQNVLRWGVGAAVAGAAGVAGVAVGQLVRRDRTARPEGEDVDYVETPDEERVVIADDGVPLHVEIDHPRGDSPRRTTVVLTHGYTLNLTGWVFQRRALREAGYRVVLWDHRGHGRSEEGEDSSYDIAQLGRDLGSVIGAAAPEGPVVLAGHSMGGMTIMAFAEQHPEVLRERVIGTALLSTSAGELRNVHWGLGQHVAAVVHRLGPAAMTRLSDQQALVAQALKAGKEVEELAVHHFSFGSHVPQSIIRLTADMIFATRLHVIGQFLPTLMEHHRFDGLAAFDGIETLIMNGTEDRLTPPAHSEAIVAAVPGAEHVVVADGGHVLMLEHPDVVNDQLLDLLHRAERALERPAKRRTTRVRRTVTELAGRRRGASPSGRAKGRAGV
- the tsaB gene encoding tRNA (adenosine(37)-N6)-threonylcarbamoyltransferase complex dimerization subunit type 1 TsaB, with product MLLAIDTATQAVTVAVHDGATVVAEQAHDDTRRHTELLAPTISDVLREAGLRPRDLSAIAVGVGPGPFTGLRVGVVTARTMGLALGIPVHGVCSLDAIAHAVLAAGQQQRFLVASDARRKEVYWAAYDVTEQGVRRTDGPDVARAVDLPAHLRGLPTAGRGVDLYPEALPHALPQRDVSAGALATFVTGALRRGETLLDPQPLYLRRPDAVPQAERKPATPVTS